Genomic DNA from Simkaniaceae bacterium:
TTTTTGATGAGCAGCGTAAAACAACAGGTATTCCAATCTTCTGAGGCAAATGATAACGCCTTGATATATATTGCATTGGAAAGGCGCTCGCGAACATATTGATTTGATAGTAGAGACTGCACAATTATTGGATGCGAATATTTCACGGCCAAGAAAAACGCTTCCTCAATAGGGTGAATTTCCAGTTTTTCGAAAAATTCGGGCAAAAGAAAGAGCTTAAAACATTCCAATTGATTCATTCGAGAAGCTGCGATGAGCCCCTTCCCTAAAACTTGAGCACCCACTCGGTCCTTATAACGAAACAAAATAGCCTTTAAATTCTCATGATAGCCTTGATGTGATAAATCATAAATCATATCGAAAAGTTCGCTTAGAGGGATTTTATCATGTGCAACTTCAATCAACCAACGAACACACTCAATCTGATTGTTTTTGATTGCGGCATTGAAACACTCCCTATCATTAACAGCCCTTCCATCGATCTTCTCATTATAGCTTCTCATATATTGCAAGCATTCGAGATGCCCCTCCTCGCAGGCATACAATGCGGCCTTTCTAAGGGCTGTCAACCCAAAGGTATGTTGCTTTCCAAACTTTTCTAGGAGAACTTTTAAACATCCCGTTTGTCCCTCCCTCGCGGCTAAAAGCACCCCTTTTTCCAACTCAAGCCGTGTGAGCTTAAAATCACCATTTATGATGACATCGAGACTTTCAATCTCTCCTAAAATAATTGCGCGCTTAAACGCTTGATGGATGCCGGCATGCGTTAAATTAGGGCAATCTAACTCCCGCTTTTGGGCTCTGATCAGAGCTGAAACGCATTCGGGATGTCTATGAATAACGGCTTCCTCAAGCGCCTGATCTAGGACGGATGAGTATTCAATACCCGTCACTTGTCTTCTTTTTTGCGCAAGATAGCCATCCATTTCTTTTTCATGCCCATTTTGAGCCGCCCATAATACTTGTCCTTCCCATTGACTTCTACTGATTAAAGAGGGGGAGAGTTGTCTAATCCCTAGATGAGCAAGAGACGCAGGTGCTGAACAAAAGTTCATCCGATTTTGCAACAACCATAATGAAATAACGCTCTTCTTTGGCGGAAGATTTCCGGATTCCCGACAAATACACCGAAGACTTCGACCAACTATTCTCATTGTCATACGCATCCTTCCAAAATTTAAACAGAAAAGTTGATACCAAACTTAAAGATTTTGTTAAACACTTCTTTTTTAGCACTCATTCCCGGTATACCCAAAAAAGGGGATTTCAAGTATTATCGTTGTTTTTACCCATGGAATTTGCATGAAAAAGTTTTTCGGTTTCATTATTATCGCTATTGTCGCTGCAACCGTAACAATTGCAGGAAATCTTTATTTCACACAAGAGAGGCGCATTTTTGGCTTCTCAACGCTTCCCTTAGACCATCAATTCCGATGGGAGATGCCCCACAAAGAAATTATGCTCGATACGCCCAATGAGGGAAAAATCAATGCGATTTTATTTGAAACAACCCGAGAAACTCCGAAAGGCGTCATCTTTTATTGCCATGGAAAAGCTAGCCACATGGATCACCCCAAATGGGGACCGGTGATCGAAAACTATACAAACCTTGGCTTTG
This window encodes:
- a CDS encoding ankyrin repeat domain-containing protein, which gives rise to MTMRIVGRSLRCICRESGNLPPKKSVISLWLLQNRMNFCSAPASLAHLGIRQLSPSLISRSQWEGQVLWAAQNGHEKEMDGYLAQKRRQVTGIEYSSVLDQALEEAVIHRHPECVSALIRAQKRELDCPNLTHAGIHQAFKRAIILGEIESLDVIINGDFKLTRLELEKGVLLAAREGQTGCLKVLLEKFGKQHTFGLTALRKAALYACEEGHLECLQYMRSYNEKIDGRAVNDRECFNAAIKNNQIECVRWLIEVAHDKIPLSELFDMIYDLSHQGYHENLKAILFRYKDRVGAQVLGKGLIAASRMNQLECFKLFLLPEFFEKLEIHPIEEAFFLAVKYSHPIIVQSLLSNQYVRERLSNAIYIKALSFASEDWNTCCFTLLIKNIFANRDQALLQEIFLGKNTRLAENVKKFASKIGINCVTHLT